The genomic window tgtatcacagctacagtctgtcctttatcacagtctgtcctttatgacagctacagtctgtcctctatcacagctacagtctgtctaTTATCACAGCTAAAGTCTGTCTCAGTGTCTTCCATCACatctacagtctgtcctttatcacagctacagtctggcttctatcacagctacagtctgtcctctatcacagctacagtctgtctatcacagtctgtcctctatcacagcttcAGTCTGTCTAtgacagtctgtcctctatcacagtctgtcctctatcccagctacagtctgtctatcacagtctgtcctctatcacagtctgtcctctatcccAGCTACAGTCCGTCCTCTATCCCAGCTACAGTCTGTCtatcacagtctgtcctctatcacagctacagtctgtcctctatcacagtctgtcctctatcccAGGTACAGTCTGTCtatcacagtctgtcctctatcacagtctgtcccctatcacagctacagtctgtctatcacagtctgtcctctattcCAGCTACAGTCCTTCGTCGTGGTTCATCCATCCCTCTCGTGACAGCAGCTCTCTGCTCTTACCTGATACTCCGCCGTCCTTCTGGGGTCTCCTGCATAAAGAACAGAGTGTCGTCAGTTTAACGTTAAGTCTGACGTCTACACAGCAGAGTGGGGCGATGCTCTGACCTGGGCAGCGCTGCAGGGACACAACTGACAGagtgaccaccaccaccacacacaggaGGACCCCCGCTGAGGCCCACAGGTAGGGCTGGAGCTGGGCCGGACCCCCGCGATCTGCACGCCGGTCTGGAAACAGTCAACGAGATGATACCGTAATCAATGAGATGATACCATAATCAATGAGATGATACCATAATCAATGAGATGATACCGTAATCAATGAGATGATGCCGTAATCAATGAGATGATACCGTAACCAACGAGATGATACCGTGATCAATGAGATGATACCGTAATCAATGAGATGATACCGTAATCAATGAGATGATACCGTGATCAATGAGATGATACCGTAATCAATGAGATGATACCGTGATCAATGAGATGATACCGTAACCAACGAGATGATACCGTGATCAATGAGATGATACCGTAATCAATGAGATGATACCGTGATCAATGAGAGGATACCGTAACCAACGAGATGATACCGTAACCAATGAGATGATACCGTAATCAAAGCGATAATACCATTATCAATgcgatggtaaatggactgcatataCATAGTACTTTTATGTAACCAGAGGCCagccaaagcactttacaatagagcctcacattcacccattcatagacacattcacacacacattcacacacccctcagggcgacagccagctcgtcaggagcagtcaggctgaggcgtcttgctcagggacacctcgacactcagctagaggagccggggatccaactagcaacctttgggttaccagccgacccgatCTACCCCTGAGCCACATGGCTCCCCTGATGATACTGTAATCAATGAGATGATACCGTGATAAATGAGATTGTACTGTAGTTAAGTTACTGTTGTCCGACTCGATgttttcaattggaagtatttcaTTGGAGCCGTGCCATCGAGCATGACTTTCAAACTAATGTTCTGGCCAGataatttattgtttatttttctcattTGTTTAAAGATTTtttcaacacagacacagacaaaatgTCTGTGATAAATAACAATAGGACAGCTTTTGTTTCAACTTTCAACTTTGATCCTGAGAAATTGTGAAATTATAGGTACTTTTTGGCACGGAAAATTTGAAatgacgtgtcccagatcacgaatgaatagattaaacgacgtgacagtgtcacataTTTCCCTGAGACTGGGTCGGTAAATGCACTGCAGGTAGCAAACTAGGACACAAGCCCTTCAACGTACCGTCGTCTTCTTCAACAGAAACCTCTGCACTTCAGCAGAACAAGAACATTATAAATGAAGAAGTGTTTATATAtctgtatgcgtgcgtgtgtgtgtgtttacgcatgtgtgactgtgtgtgtgtgtgactgtgtgtgtgtgtgtgtgtgtgtgtgtgtgtgtgtgtgtgcgtgtgtgtgtgtgtgtgtgtgtgtgtgtgtgtgtgtgtgtgtgtgtgtgtgtgtgtgtgcgtgtgtgtgtgttttacgcatgtgtggctgtgtgattgtgtgtgttgtgtgtgtgtgtgtgtgtgtgtgtgtgtgtgtgcgtctgaaccTGTGACAGTGATGTTGATGATATGGCCTTTGGTGAAGTTGGTTTCACATCTGTATTCCCCAGAGTGGTTGAGGATCAGGTGAGCGAAGGTGAGGTAGGAGACACCGGAGCTATTCGACAGGCcctcccacctgctcctccaacACGGACCCCGGGCTTGTCTTTGTCCGACCGTTTGTATATTTCACCCATGAGACACGGGGTGGTGTTTTTGAACAGAAGCTGACGGGACACTCGACCTCCAACTGCTCGCCCTCCTGAGCCACGATCACCTGGTTGCGGCGCACCATAATCTCCTCCGAACACTGCCCGCTCGCACCTGCATGAAGAAAGATGTGGGATATGATAGGAGCTCTGTGTGGGCGTCGTCTCAGTAGAACTGTtgaccagaggttctataacccagtaggactgctggaccggaggtcctataacccagtaggactgctggaccagaggttctataacccagtaggactgctggaccagaggttctataacccagtaggactgctggaccagaggttctataacccagtaggactgctggaccagaggttctataacccagtaggactgctggaccagaggttctataacccagtagggactgctggaccagaggttctataacccagtaggacctgctggaccagaggttctataacccagtaggactgctggaccagaggtttctataacccagtaggactgctggaccagaggttctataacccagtaggactgctggatcagttCTGCTACAACATAGTATATGACGATCACACGAGAGAAGATATGATTACATCGGATATAAAAAAGATTTGATAAAAATGCAATGCATGCACAGCATGTATGattaataaataacaattaACACTAATGGTGCCTAATGTTAATTTCATGGTTGCACCATTTTACAGATTCATACattaagcactttgagattcttgaatataaagtgcagtataaataaaatgtattattattattattattaaatgaacATTACAAAGCAACCGCAAAGGCAATGCACGACAGAGGAATAACAGCATGAAACTGAAAACACTGAACTGAAAACTTACTGAAACGATTAAACTGAAATGATTGAACTGaaattaattaaacaaaacTGGATTAAACTAAACCAAATCGAACCCGAAAGAATTAAACTGAATTGAATTAAACTAAAATAATCAAACCAATTTAATTAAACTGAACAGAATTAATGTGAAATAATTAAACGGGACGGAAATTCCACTGGACAGAATTCAGCCTAAACGGGATTCCACTCGAAGAATGAAACCGAGCAGAACCAGCTGAGAGCAGAACCAGTAGAGAGCAGAACCAGCTGAGAGCAGAACCGGCTGAGAGCGGAACCGGCTGAGAGCGGGAACCAGCTGAGAGCAGAACCAGTAGAGAGCAGAACCAGATGAGAGGCAGAACCAGCTGAGAGCAGAACCAGTGAGAGAGCAGAACCAGCGTGGAGGGTCAACCTACCGCTGGTGGAAGAGCTGAGAAGGAGCAGGGGAGGAGCAGCCATGTGCTGGACCTCATGGTGGCTCCAGAGCAGAGCCCCCAGACCAGAACCCTCAGATCAGACCCTCTCCTCAGAACAGACAGCTTGAGAAAACTAACTGAGATCTCTTCTGCTTCCTCCtactctctcactgtctgtctctttctgcgtctctctctcaatttaaattaaatttgcatagcccttaatgtctctctcctctctctctctctctctctctctctcctctctctctctctctcttctctctctctctctctctctctctctctctcctctctctctctctctctctctctctctctctctctctctctctctctctctctctctctctctctctctctctctctctctctctctctctctctctctctctctctccctctccctctctcggttCATCGAGTACTTCCCCTTCCAGTTcggtgtgtctacgtgtgtgtgcgtgtgtgtttgtgtgtgtctatcggCCCGATTCCATCGGACGCGTTAAGGCCACACACCGTCGCAGACGCGCAGCGGCGCGCATTTTACTCGCGTCAAAAGCCGCCCGTAGCACCAACAAGAAGCGGCGCGACGGTcgcgctgcagtataaaatcaggaagttatttattttatattgtccATTATTCATCTACTGAATCAACAATCTCCATAAatgcaggaccttctattatGCCTTTTTGCTATATAGTGCATTCACCTTTaaaggccaattgttattgtgtgtatttattgtattgagctactggatggctttattggtcCCCATTGGGACCAATTAAGTAGCGATCTATCTATCCAgctatatagccttaacatagcgacacatttacatgtatgtaaTCCATTTTAATTTAACACAAgcccttttacattttattgattttttttcatttcaacagaacaaagaattgttgccagacagagggtggcttcccttcttctgctgcgccgtaggcgggcaaggagaagacgaagggtttgggtgcaccccatcaatgaacggagacaagaacagggggtataCCACAATCTGGTCgaggagctccgtgcagatcctgagaggcaccgccaatatttcaattcgccactaggaagtgtgcaatggcagaaccgtGGTGTAGCCAatcatgatgacctataatttagttattatccctctctggtgtaaatactcttttgcatatatatatatagcctatatacattttttttatcgggataaatacagtgatgttattgctgtgctggactCAGTAGCCagtctattttatttgagtggtcgagacacttaatgttatttATCCTTAAATCCAGAGAGACGGTTAaaacatgatctgataccagagagagacagttaaaacatgacaatgcattttttaactttgcctctgTTTTCtattacttatctattttactgtatgagaatgtttctatgtgaagcactttgagtctgcttcatgtatgaaaagtgctatataaatgaagttgccatgccttgccttaaataaataaatatatatattacaagtaatctggtttctctacatggtgtgattagccatacATTATGTGACCtgatttcgtctatttcccattatggttaaaggtttgggtacttagtccaccattgttgatttctcccctgaagagccaatctccagagctatgtCAGGCAATGTCttttttggagttgtctttgtaatgacggTAACTTTGGTCATACAATTCGGCATATTCGTCCACCTCGATGACCGCAGTCTCTCATCATCCATTCTCGTAATTGTttctcacaaacgaaagagggcgacatccagtggtgagtAGTAGATATAgaggtgcctacgggacccgggatgtacaaaccatcttttaaaaagcgctttttcaggggcggcgacgctaggGAACAGAACATTGGCGTGCGGCCTAGTTGGGCTGCACgccaatgttctattccctagcgtCACCTAAgaaatgcattgtcatgtattaactgtctctctggtatcagatcatgtattaactgtctctctggatttaaggaaagataacattaagtgtctcgagcactcaaataaaatagactGGCTACTGagtccagcacagcaataacatccATGTAATTATCCAGAGGGATAAAaaaacgtatatatatatatagaaatgcAAAAGAGGCTGATGGTattcatgatttattttcaCTGCAAAAAAATAATGCATATTACATGGTAATAAATGATTATTCAGTAATAGTAGCTAGTATAAGTTATATTGTAATGTAGTAATAATTAAAGCTATATAATAATACTGTTATATTAACAGCATTATTCATATTATGAGCAtttgtaatgagtgtagtgttTAACCCACGTAAACTGTTTTCCAACTCTTAACTGAGACAATACTAATCCCCCTTCAGATAGTAGTCAGTCAGAGAGTATCGATTAATGAGGGTATTTGTATTTatacatatagatagatatttcAGTGTGACGCTGACCTGACAGATGGctattacagtgtgtacagtAATATTATTTAGAAGCTGTTATAACACATAACGTTACGTAACAAATTAATGTAAAGTTACTAAAGTAAGCTAATGTTGTTAGCTTACGACAACCAAATAAATTACTAACGTAAGCTAATGTTGTTAGCTTACGACAAGCCGAGTTAGTG from Gadus macrocephalus chromosome 4, ASM3116895v1 includes these protein-coding regions:
- the LOC132456620 gene encoding uncharacterized protein LOC132456620; protein product: MRSSTWLLLPCSFSALPPALVPALSRFRSQPVLLSAGSALYWFCSQLVLLGASGQCSEEIMVRRNQVIVAQEGEQLEVECPTVGQRQARGPCWRSRWEGLSNSSGVSYLTFAHLILNHSGEYRCETNFTKGHIINITVTGSAEVSVEEDDDRRADRGGPAQLQPYLWASAGVLLCVVVVVTLSVVSLQRCPGDPRRTAEYQNTVVPMTQHPSAHSNPGQAPPSDTPFSLARPHRPAPSPPTAHRTSQHGRLHGNRGVEEEEEEEEDQSIWYAALNHDVMPVAPRVRRRDSLQDVEYAAIHVA